Genomic segment of Thiomonas sp. FB-Cd:
TGCGCTGCGCGCCAGCCGAGGTGCAGGTGCTGGAGTATCTACCGGATGCCACACCGCCTGTCCCTCCGGCTAGCCCCTTGGCCCGTGAAGTGCTGGCGCAACTATTCGCTTATTGTGGCAACCCACGCCACCGCTTCGATTTACCGCTTGCAGCGGCGGGAACCGCTTTTCAGCGCCGTGTCTGGACATTGCTGGTCGAGACGCCTTGTGGCTCAACGCGAACCTACGGCGAGGCGGCACGCAAACTGGGCAGCGCCGCGCGTGCTGTAGGTCAAGCTTGCGCCGCAAACCCCCATGCGCCGGTAATTCCCTGCCACCGTGTCGTGGCCGCAACGGGGCTTGGCGGCTTCGCTCATTCGCTCGATCCCGGCGGAGAGCTGTTGCGCATTAAACGGTGGTTGCTGCAACATGAGGGAGCGGTTCCGACCTTCGCTAAGGCGAGCCGGTGGGACGGCGGTGCTTGATGGGCGGGCCGCTTCGAGATGATCCGCTTTCCAGGCCGCCGCACGCGGCCGGTGCGGTGTCGGCACGTGAGATTGCCGCCGGCAATGCGCCCGAAGTGCGTGTGCCTCGGCGCGGCCGCGCGGCTGCACACGCCGACTGGCCTGCTGCGCCGTCGGCGTGTGCGGACGTGATCCAGCGCTTTTGCGACGGGCTATGGCTCGAGCAGGGCTTGGCAACGAACACGCTGAGTGCCTACCGTAGCGACTTGGTGCTGTTTGCCCGTTGGTTGGCACAATCAGGCCGGCAAGGGCTGCTCGCAGCGAGCGAAGCGGATTTGATGGCCTATCTGGCTGCCCGCTTTGCCGGTAGCAAGGCCACCGCATCCAACCGGCGTTTGGCCAGCATGCGGCAATTCTTTCGCTGGACTTTGCGTGAGCGGCTGCGGGGGGACGACCCCACGCTGAAGCTGGAACGGGCACGACAGCAGCCGCGCAGGCCCAAGACGTTGAGCGAACAACAGGTGGAAGCACTACTGCAGGCGCCCGATGCGACCACGCCCTTAGGTCTGCGGGACCGCGCCATGCTTGAAATCCTGTACGCCAGTGGCCTGCGTGTGAGCGAGTTGGTCGCGCTCAAAATCGTGCACCTTAGCTTGTCGGACGCGGTGGTGCGCGTGGTGGCTGGCAAAGGGGGCAAGGATCGATTGGTGCCCTTCGGCGAGCAGGCAGGGGACTGGTTAAGGCGCTATTTGGCAATTGCACGGCCAGCCTTGCTTGATGCCGGTGAAAGTGCCTATTTATTTGTTACAAGGCGCAGCGCGCACGCCGGCAGGCGTGCTACAGGCGGGATGACGCGGCAGTTGGTGTGGACTTTGCTCAAGCGCCACGCGCTGCACGCAGGCATCGATACACCACTATCGCCACATACCCTTCGCCATGCCTTTGCCACGCATCTTCTCAATCACGGTGCCGATCTGCGCGTGGTGCAGCTCCTCTTGGGGCACGCCGATATTTCCACGACGCAGATTTACACGCATATCGCGCGTGAACGGCTCAAGCAGTTGCACGCCCACCACCATCCCCGGGGCTAAAGCTCGTGTTAAACAATGATTTCTGGTCTGCCTTCGTCCTTCTGCTACTGATCCTCGATCCTTTTGGGAATCTGCCGTTTTTCATCGCCATCATGCGACAGTTGCCCGAATCCCGGAGGATCCCTGTTGCGCTTCGCGAAATCGGGATCGCCTACGTCGTACTTCTTATGTTCATGTGGGGAGGGAAGGGTTTTCTCGGCCTCATCGGTCTGAGTCAGCCTTCGCTCGAGGTCGCTGGCGGGGTGATTCTGCTTCTGGTTGCCATTAAGATGATTTTCTCCACCACATCGGAAATCTTCGGTGGGGGCGATGGCCGCGAACCCATGATCTTCCCTTTGGCCATCCCGCTACTTGCCGGGCCCTCGGCGCTCGCTGCCGTGCTGCTTCTGACATCGCGTCAGCCCGGGCAATTGTGGACGTGGGTGGCGGCTCTTACAGGAGCCATCGTCGTTACAAGCAGCCTGTTTCTGATGGCGGAGACCCTGCTGAAATGGGTGGGCGATTCGGTCATGCGAGCCGGGGAAAAACTCATGGGGTTGATTCTCACGGCGATCGCGGTAAACATGTTACTAGGGGGCTTGCGGACCTATTTTCTCGCCTGAGACGGGACTTTGTGGCTAGCATTCCTCGTGGATTCCTCACCATTGATGAGATAGCGACCAACCATGGAAAACCTACCAATCACGCAGCAAGACCGCGAGCACTTGGCCCATTTTCTGGGAACCTTGGGGGATACGAGCATCCTTACTCAGCGGGAGATCCATGATTTTCTCGATTATTGTGATCTGATGGCCCCGAAGAGAGGGGAGATCATCGCAGATATCGGCGATGTTGGTGAATCTTTGTTCTTCGTGCTGGAAGGGCAAGCGTGCCTGATGGCGCAACTTCCTGAGAGCGAGATGGAAATTGGCAAGATCCAGCCAGGCGAGATGCTGGGGGAAATGAGCTTTTTTGATCGCCAGCCACGTGAGGTTCGCCTGCGCGCCGGTGCGGACACCCGCCTGCTGCGCATCAAGCGCGGCATGTACGAGCGCCTGCGTCTGGAACGTCCCATCTTGGCCGTGCTATTGCTTGAGGTGGCCATCATCAGCCTGGATCATCTCTATCGCCGCACCTCCACCGATATGGCACAACTCAATCGCTACATCCACCGCACCGGGCGGTGAGTGGGCAGCCTTGGAACCCACTTTTACGCCTTTATTGAGAGCAATTGCCTTGCCATCCGGCAAAGACGCGGTTGCACGGCGGACGCTTCGGCCGTGCCTGCTTGCATCAAGTTAATCAGATGTCTAGCCGAATGCGCGACGGAGCAAAACCCGCAGCCGGCCAGCGAATTGGTTCACGGCCAGTCCGCTCAGAACCAAGGCTCCAGCCGCGATCTTCCACGTCTGTAGGGATTCGTGCAGAACGATGCTGGCCGACAGCATGCCGGCAACTGGCACGAGGAGGCTGAAAGGTGCAACCTGTGCCGCCGGGTAGCGGCGCATCAGCATTGACCATACGCCGAAACCGAGCAGCGTGTTGGGGTAGGACTGGAAGAGTACCGCGAGCGAGGATTCGAGGGTCAACGCGTGAAGGGCGTGCCATATCACGCGCGGGCCTTCGATCAGGGCCGAGGCCATGAGTAGGGGTGGCACGGCGATGAGGCTGCCCCATACGGCTAAGGCCAAGGGCTGCACCCGGCCCATGCGTTTAGAAAGAATGTTTGCCACCGCCCAGGACAAGCCGGCGCCCATGACGAGCAGCAATCCGACCAGCGTGGATCGCGTATCAAGATGCCAAGCCACAATGCCCATTCCGCTCAGTGCAATGCCAGCCCCGATCAATTGGGTCGCACGCGCATGCTCATGCAATATCCACCATGCCAGGGCGATGGTGAAAAAGGCTTGAAGCTGGATCACCAGTGACGACAAGCCAGCCGGCATGCCGAGCTTCATGCCGACGAAGAGCAAGGAAAACTGCAAAGCAAATTGCGCCAACCCCCAGCCTGTCAGAAGGTGTAAAGGAATCTCCGGCCTGCGCACAAAGAATACGAGAGGGACCGCGGCGAAGAAAAACCGCAAGCTGGTGAAGAGCAGTGGTGGCAGATCGCGCAGGCCAATCTTGATCACGACAAAGTTGAAGCCCCAGATCGACACCACGATCAGGGCCAGGACGAGATCCCTGGCTCGCATGCGAAAAGCTTCGTCAAGCCTCAAGGTGTTGGCGGCACAGTTGCCGAGAGCTGCTCTAGCCAATCGATCTCGGACTGCGTGAATCCTGCTTGCAGCCGGGCTGTGTGGTTGAACGGTGCTTTCAACCGTGGCGCCTGGTGGCGGACGGTCAGCTCGGCATAGGCGGCAATGGGGTCCAGGCCAGCTTGCGTGCAGGCCCAGCGGTACCAGGAATTGCCAATCTGCACGTGGCCAATCTCGTCCGCCAGGATGCGATCGAGAATGGCGGCTGCCGACGTATCGCCTGCAGCTGCCAGCTTGGCGCGTATGCCGGGGTTGACGTCCAATCCGCGTGCCTCCAGCGTGCGTGGCACCAAGGCCAAGCGGGCAAGCAGATCGTCCGCAGTTTTTTCGGCCATGTTCCACAGCCCGTTGTGCGCGGGAAAGTCGCCGTAGTCGTATCCCAGCGTCCGCAGATGCTCAAGGAGAAAAGTGAAATGAAGCGCTTCCTCGGCCGCTACATTGAGCCAATCACGGTAAAACGACTCGGGAAGGTTGGGGAAGCGCCAGACGATGTCTAATGCCAGATTGATGGCATTGAACTCGATATGAGCGAGAGCATGCACCAGCGCGGCACGTCCCTCCAGACTGCCGAGTCGGCGCCTGGGCACCTGCTGAGGTGGCAGCAGTACAGGGCGAGCGGGGCGCCCTGGCAGCGTTGCTGACGGCGCTTTGACGATGCGTTCGGAGGCAATGCTTACCGCACCACGTCTCAAATCATCACGCAGTGCTAAGGTCAAGCTTGTCTTGGCTGCAGGATCGCCACAAAGCAAAGCCTGCAGCGCTGCCTCGCGCGCGCAGCTTATGCACGAGCGGGCAGCGCGTTCGCTGCTTCCGGCAGCAGATGCTTCATCGGTTGGTGCGCAATGGCCGCGATTCAAGGCTGCAAGCTCACTGGGTCTTCTTCAGCACAGCCATCGCCGAGGCGATCAGCCCGGCCGCCTGGCTCATGTCGCCGGGTACGACGAGAGTTGTGCTTGCTTTGGCCAAGTTGGCGTATGCGTCCAATGCCTGCTGTGCGACTTTGAGCTGCACAGCATCGACGCCGCCAGGTTTTCCGATCGCCGATGCAACAACTTCCAGCGCACGCGCTGTGGCGTTGGCCACGGCCTCAATAGCGGCCGCTTCGCCTTGGGCTCGGTTGATCGCTGCCTGGCGCTCGCCTTCAGAGCGGGCGATGAAGGCCTGTCGTTCCCCCTCAGCCTGGTTGATCTGTTGCTGGCGCGCGCCCTCAGACGTGGCAATGACCGCACGCTTTTCGCGCTCTGCCGTGATCTGGCGTTGCATTGCGTGCAGAATTTCCGCCGGTGGCGTGAGGTCCTTGATCTCATAACGCAGCACCTTCACGCCCCAGTTGGCTGCTGCCTCGTCCAGTGCCGACACGACGCTGTGGTTGATGAAGTCGCGCTCCTCAAACGTCTTGTCGAGCTCAAGCTTGCCGATGACGCTGCGCAAGGTGGTTTGTGCCAACTGCGATATGGCAACCACGTAGTTTGAGGATCCATAGCTTGCGCGCATCGGGTCCGTCACTTGGAAATAGAGAATGCCGTCGACCGTGAGTTGAGTGTTGTCGCGCGTGATGCACACCTGGCTGGCGATGTCCAGTGGCACTTCC
This window contains:
- a CDS encoding EamA family transporter, with the translated sequence MRARDLVLALIVVSIWGFNFVVIKIGLRDLPPLLFTSLRFFFAAVPLVFFVRRPEIPLHLLTGWGLAQFALQFSLLFVGMKLGMPAGLSSLVIQLQAFFTIALAWWILHEHARATQLIGAGIALSGMGIVAWHLDTRSTLVGLLLVMGAGLSWAVANILSKRMGRVQPLALAVWGSLIAVPPLLMASALIEGPRVIWHALHALTLESSLAVLFQSYPNTLLGFGVWSMLMRRYPAAQVAPFSLLVPVAGMLSASIVLHESLQTWKIAAGALVLSGLAVNQFAGRLRVLLRRAFG
- the xerD gene encoding site-specific tyrosine recombinase XerD, which translates into the protein MGGPLRDDPLSRPPHAAGAVSAREIAAGNAPEVRVPRRGRAAAHADWPAAPSACADVIQRFCDGLWLEQGLATNTLSAYRSDLVLFARWLAQSGRQGLLAASEADLMAYLAARFAGSKATASNRRLASMRQFFRWTLRERLRGDDPTLKLERARQQPRRPKTLSEQQVEALLQAPDATTPLGLRDRAMLEILYASGLRVSELVALKIVHLSLSDAVVRVVAGKGGKDRLVPFGEQAGDWLRRYLAIARPALLDAGESAYLFVTRRSAHAGRRATGGMTRQLVWTLLKRHALHAGIDTPLSPHTLRHAFATHLLNHGADLRVVQLLLGHADISTTQIYTHIARERLKQLHAHHHPRG
- a CDS encoding methylated-DNA--[protein]-cysteine S-methyltransferase, whose amino-acid sequence is MSIPAVSSRARANGAAQPLWDAVLELPFGKLGLRCAPAEVQVLEYLPDATPPVPPASPLAREVLAQLFAYCGNPRHRFDLPLAAAGTAFQRRVWTLLVETPCGSTRTYGEAARKLGSAARAVGQACAANPHAPVIPCHRVVAATGLGGFAHSLDPGGELLRIKRWLLQHEGAVPTFAKASRWDGGA
- a CDS encoding ferritin-like domain-containing protein produces the protein MSCAREAALQALLCGDPAAKTSLTLALRDDLRRGAVSIASERIVKAPSATLPGRPARPVLLPPQQVPRRRLGSLEGRAALVHALAHIEFNAINLALDIVWRFPNLPESFYRDWLNVAAEEALHFTFLLEHLRTLGYDYGDFPAHNGLWNMAEKTADDLLARLALVPRTLEARGLDVNPGIRAKLAAAGDTSAAAILDRILADEIGHVQIGNSWYRWACTQAGLDPIAAYAELTVRHQAPRLKAPFNHTARLQAGFTQSEIDWLEQLSATVPPTP
- a CDS encoding MarC family protein yields the protein MLNNDFWSAFVLLLLILDPFGNLPFFIAIMRQLPESRRIPVALREIGIAYVVLLMFMWGGKGFLGLIGLSQPSLEVAGGVILLLVAIKMIFSTTSEIFGGGDGREPMIFPLAIPLLAGPSALAAVLLLTSRQPGQLWTWVAALTGAIVVTSSLFLMAETLLKWVGDSVMRAGEKLMGLILTAIAVNMLLGGLRTYFLA
- a CDS encoding SPFH domain-containing protein, yielding MELALVLVIIGIIIVSRGVKVVPQQHAWVVERLGKYDRTLAPGLSFIVPFVDRVAYKHMQKEVPLDIASQVCITRDNTQLTVDGILYFQVTDPMRASYGSSNYVVAISQLAQTTLRSVIGKLELDKTFEERDFINHSVVSALDEAAANWGVKVLRYEIKDLTPPAEILHAMQRQITAEREKRAVIATSEGARQQQINQAEGERQAFIARSEGERQAAINRAQGEAAAIEAVANATARALEVVASAIGKPGGVDAVQLKVAQQALDAYANLAKASTTLVVPGDMSQAAGLIASAMAVLKKTQ
- a CDS encoding Crp/Fnr family transcriptional regulator → MENLPITQQDREHLAHFLGTLGDTSILTQREIHDFLDYCDLMAPKRGEIIADIGDVGESLFFVLEGQACLMAQLPESEMEIGKIQPGEMLGEMSFFDRQPREVRLRAGADTRLLRIKRGMYERLRLERPILAVLLLEVAIISLDHLYRRTSTDMAQLNRYIHRTGR